The segment AACTAAGATTCTGGCATCCTCGATATGCATCGGCAGTGGCGGCGCCGTGGGACGTGAGGGCCCCATCGTTCAAATCGGCGGCTCGATAGGCTCCGTCATCGGTCAGTGGTTCAGAGTTCCGGAGCGATGGCTCGAAACCATGGTGCTCTGCGGCGTAGCCGGAGGAGTTTCGGCTACCTTCAATGCCCCGATTGCCGGGGCCTTCTTTGCCCTGGAGGTGATCCAGCGGCGCATCATAGCTCGGAATGTAGGTTTTGTCATCCTGAGTTCGGTGATGGCCGCCATTGTTGCCAGAGCGTTCATCTTTACTGAAGACAGACCCACTGCATTTGTGGTGCCGGAATACAGTATGGAGAACAATCAGGAGATTCTGCTCTACCTTCTTCTCGGTCTGATCACAGCCCTTGTGGCTTTGGCTTTTATGAGATTCTTTTACAAAACGGAGGACGCCTTTGCGAAACTGAATACGCCCATGTATCTGAAACCTGCGGTGGGAGGCCTGGTTGTGGGAGTGTTGGGTTTTATTTCACTTCGATATGTGTCTACCGGCGGCTTTTCGGCAGATATCTTCGGGGTTGGATATGGCAATCACTATGCGGCAGGAGGGGAGTTTCTGGGGGCAGGTCCTATAGATGGCATCCTCATGGGCCAGGCTGGCGCAATCGTGGTACTGGCTTTGCTGGCGCTGAAGGTACTTGCCACCTCAGTAACGCTGGGCAGTGGTGGGAGCGGAGGGGTGTTCGCACCCTCCCTTTTCATGGGTGCTGCGGTGGGAAGCGCCTGCGGCAGCCTTTTCCAAGAGATATTCCCCAGCGTCACCGGTCCGGTCGGCGCTTATGCCCTTGTGGGAATGGCCGCTTTTTTTGCTGTTGTTGTTCAGGGTCCTATTACGGCAATCATCATGCTTTTCGAACTGACCCGGGGCTATGAAATGATTCTTCCGGTGATGGCTGCTGTGGTCATAGCAGTCATCGTTGCCCGCGCTTTCAGCAGAGAAAGCATCTATACCATTCGGCTCAAGCGCAAGGGGATCGATTTAAGAGCCCTGGAGGAGCGCGATGTAATGCGGACCACAAGGGTCTCCGACGTTATGGTTCGGGATTTCCATTCCGTCCCGCCGGAAATGCCCGTTACTCAGTTGCTCAAACAGATGGAAGAAGAGGGTGAACTTGGATTTCCGGTGATCAATGAAGACAATCATCTGGTAGGCATCGTCTCCCTCAGTGATGTTCATGCAATTACCAGGCAGGAAGGTACCGACGTTACCGTATTAACTGTTGCCGATATCGCCACGACGCGAACTCTGATCGTAGCCTCTCCGGATCAAACGCTTCATGAAGTGTTGCTGCAACTTGGCGCTAAAGAGGTCGGCCGCATCCCTGTCGTCGACCGAAAGGACCCGAGCCGGTGCCTGGGAATCATTCGGCGGCACGATATCGTGCGGGCTTATATTCACGAAGTAAGCCGGTCATCGCACCCTCAACCACACCCTCAACCACACCATTCTTAGCCCTTGGGTAGGATCATTGGTGCTCGGTATGCTTTGATGAATGACCTGATCTCTGCCCCTTACCGGACTGACCCTCATGAAGC is part of the Dehalococcoidia bacterium genome and harbors:
- a CDS encoding chloride channel protein: MYPWNTLFRLSDDAAGIVLAAIIGICAGFGALAFWKTIEFFSWLFFNQGAEGFSFLGDHYVIILPMLGGLVFGPIVYFLAREAKGEGPPEIIEAIATRGGHIRTRVAATKILASSICIGSGGAVGREGPIVQIGGSIGSVIGQWFRVPERWLETMVLCGVAGGVSATFNAPIAGAFFALEVIQRRIIARNVGFVILSSVMAAIVARAFIFTEDRPTAFVVPEYSMENNQEILLYLLLGLITALVALAFMRFFYKTEDAFAKLNTPMYLKPAVGGLVVGVLGFISLRYVSTGGFSADIFGVGYGNHYAAGGEFLGAGPIDGILMGQAGAIVVLALLALKVLATSVTLGSGGSGGVFAPSLFMGAAVGSACGSLFQEIFPSVTGPVGAYALVGMAAFFAVVVQGPITAIIMLFELTRGYEMILPVMAAVVIAVIVARAFSRESIYTIRLKRKGIDLRALEERDVMRTTRVSDVMVRDFHSVPPEMPVTQLLKQMEEEGELGFPVINEDNHLVGIVSLSDVHAITRQEGTDVTVLTVADIATTRTLIVASPDQTLHEVLLQLGAKEVGRIPVVDRKDPSRCLGIIRRHDIVRAYIHEVSRSSHPQPHPQPHHS